From a region of the Eulemur rufifrons isolate Redbay chromosome 7, OSU_ERuf_1, whole genome shotgun sequence genome:
- the KRTAP8-1 gene encoding keratin-associated protein 8-1 codes for MSFHNFSEAVFPGCYWGSFGYPLGYSVGCGFGSTYSPVGYGLGYGYNGCGASGYRRYWPFALY; via the coding sequence ATGTCCTTCCACAACTTCTCCGAAGCTGTCTTCCCTGGATGCTACTGGGGCAGCTTCGGCTACCCTCTGGGATACAGCGTGGGCTGTGGCTTCGGCAGCACCTACTCCCCAGTGGGCTACGGCTTGGGCTATGGCTACAATGGCTGCGGGGCTAGCGGCTACAGAAGATACTGGCCATTTGCTCTCTACTGA